GGTTTATTCCAGTGTCAAGAGGGAGTCTGGAGGCCAATATGTCGAATTCTCTTAACGTCATAGCAACATCAAAGTAGTCGGTCAGAGGTTTTGAGTTGCCAATGAGCGAATCCTGCCTAGGAGTCTCAGACGGGAAGTTGGTGACAAGCAAAAATCACTTGATAGGCTGAGAAGAGGGGTATAATCAACCTTTTGTTATATCCAAAATGCAGCAGAAGACAATAGTTGATAATGGAGGACACAACGAGAATTATGCGGCTAATTTTCGAATATACCTGGCACATATACTTCAGGTTCGATAGGTCTCAACACGCCTCTCGTCTTGATCTTGTTCTCAAGTAAAAGCTGCAATAGTAGAGAAGAAAAATAGCTTAGTTGAACCATATAGTTGGATTCATTTAACAGAGGAACAAGGTGCACGCGAAAGTACCAGAGCTCCAATGGCTACCGGGACACCAACCGTGAGAGCCATGGCGGTGGTGGTTTTGCCATTCTCGGTCCTCCCAAACTCCATTAGAGTGGCACCGTGGTTTTCTTTGTGCTGACTCTCTGGGTACTCAACCTCCACCTCATGATGCAGAAGCACCATATCCTAATCAAAAATCAAACTTCTTGTCATATGGAGTTTCATTATACACTAACCACGGCGATACAGTGATACATACGTGTCAGCCCAATCTCTGCTACTGTTATAGTACACGCCGGATCATACCTGTTCTGTGCTAGAGTAGGCCAATCTTTCTTCCATGAGAAGACAGGTTACGTCGAAGGCACTCTGGCAGGATGCAGGGACTTGCATCTGCTCGTGAAGACCCAAGAACCTAAAGCATGCAGCAACAAACGAAATGCTTTCTTAACGCGCAAGGAAAAAATGTTCAGCTCTAGAAATGTACGGATAAGGGATATAGAATAGTTAGCAGGCCCAACTGGTAATTATGTGAGTAAAAAGtactttgaagtttgaacaaTCAAGAGGTACATACAGGACGGTTTTGGCCGTCCTTAGGGCTGTTCCTTCTTCACTGCAGTGTCCGAGTATGAGCAATTGCTGGGCAATCTCTTTCTCCCCAACTGAAGCCTTGTCTGAATCTTCCTTTTCGAGTTTGAGATGCTTGAGCAAGAAGGTCCGGAATGTGGGTCGCTCGCTGCTCTTGAGTATCATTTGGGCTTCAGTATCAAACAAGCCTACTTTTGCAAGAGTCCCCATTATTTCTCCGAAACCTACAGAAAGAAATAACAACAAATTCCGAGAATATTAGTAACATTCACAAGTGGCCAATTTTTTACGTCTCTCTGTTAAGAACAGCAAGCATGTTCAATTCATGTTTCTTTCAGAACTTCAACTTTCATACTATGCTTCGGGAGCTAGCTTTTTGCAGGCTAAAAAAGAGAGGTAGTGAGATCATAAAAGATTTAAAAGTTCATCATGCCTTCATAGCGGAGGGTTCCACGGAAAATGGTCGAAGCTTCTTTACTTATTCTGTACAAGTCCCCATATACCAAAGAGTTGCGATTCGGAAGACACTCCAGTGCAAAGGCAGGGAGTTCGGGTATTCGGAATCTGGTAGCAGATTCATAAAGTTTGTCTCCTGCACATTGTTGACACCATGGATGTAAGGCAGAAAGCAAATTTAGAAGCACAATCAATTCGCTGTGATCAGAATGAACTTGATAATCAATGCAGCGCGGTACCACGTGATGAAAACCGGAAATTCCAAAAGTTCGTGGACAAGAGAATAAAATCAAAACTACATTTGAACGTTTTCACCCTACTGAAAGTGGACATCGTACCATCAACATGAATAGTTTCACCATGAGACTTGTATAAGGCAGGATTACGCCCAACTCGGATAGCTCCAGCAGGATTCCAACTATGAAAGTATACAGAGAGCATTTTTTAATACACTCTTTTCATAAGATCAGAAACCAGATGCATCAGAAGTAATAAATTAAATTGGGCAAGGAAGATAATCCTGGAATGAAGAAGAAGTAGGAGCTTATATATTCTATCGACAATTCTGATCAATTCCATAGATTGCATCAGAAGAAATGgtttaaaaaagcaaaaagcggGAAATGTGTTCTTATGGTCTTTCATAGACCAGTTGATAGAAAACGATTTGTTCACGCTTTGAGACAGAGAATACCTGAACTTATATGCTAGTGGATTATTTGCAGCTGCAGGTGATGGGAGGCCTCCGCAGTAGGAAGTGAAAGATCTTATTCTCCCTTTCCGTTGGTGTGCTTGATCAATCATCTTCATTGCCATCATATGATCTGGTGCATTTAAAACAGATACAGCAGCTCCAGTAAGGTAACAAAATGACGAAAGAAAATGCTTGATATCAGATCGACATGTTAAAGAGTACATGAATGTACATGAAAGGCGCATGAACATATCAAGTACCCAATTACCAAATGAAGGAGCGCAGTGTACAATTTGAAATATACGAAACTAGTGCCTCTTTGTAATATTAAGTTCTCTACGAGCACCACACATGGGGAAAACAGTTACCAATTCCAGGGTCCAACCCCATCTCTCCAAGAATTGTAATGCCAGCATCTTTTGCCTTCTCATCTAACTTAGATGTCTGCTCATCGACGTAGCTAGCCGTTACAAGATGCTTTTTAAGCTGCACCAAATGTAGGGTACAGACGACAGCATGAGATGGTCAATTAAGTTCATGATCCTGTTAATTGCTGATATGTTATATAAATTCAAGCTCCTGTACAGTGTACCTCGATGCAAGCGTTTGCTACagtaacatggaaaagagaggGAAGCAAACTTATGACAACATCCACCTGGACAAGGGAAAGAACAACGTGAGTTAGTCATACAAATTAATGTGAGTCCTCACACGACCAGAAGGAATGTATAATCTCCATCAATAGAAGTCCCAAATACCTGAGAAATGCACTTGGAGAGACTAACATGGTCTGCCACATCGAGCTCAATTGCAGTTGCATTTGGAATGCCTTCTATAGTCTGTGCCCACCCGAACATTAGAACGAAAATTCAATCCCAGAAAGACAGATAGCCAATAGTCGCCATGTGTTTGCCATGATTGCTACTTTTTAATTCTCATACAGAAAATTTTTGCCTCATCAACAAATAAGAAAGTTTAGGAACAATCATATGCTCAGTAACATTATAATCATGCCTGAATTTcctcaatgaaaaaatattttgtcagTTCTACCTCTTCTGCATCCTTTAGGTAGAGAGACGCCACAACAACTTGAACATGTCCCTGCTCTTCGGAGTCAACCTTCAAATGCGAATCATGCCTTTGGCGGTATGAAGTGCTTCCAATAGATGCCAAGAGCTCAGCAGCTGGTTGGCAGACCCTCCCAGCACCAAGAATCAGAACGGAACGCGTATTTCCCAGATCACAGCTGCTTTTAGTGCCATTATTCACCACCGTACCATCCGTCTTTGATGTCGAACTTGTTCTGTTGTCTGGCTGAGGTCCATTTTCACTCCGATTAGCAAGAGAATTTAGAGAATCTATAATCTGATCCAAGACTTCCCTATCATCTGCACCCACCTGCAAGGGAAAAAGAAGTGCAATGTTGAGAAATTGAACTTACACAACAAACAGAACCATGAACGGCAACAAGAAGCAGAAGTGATAAAAGGGAGTATATTCATATTTTACTCAAACTTTAGATTGTCAAACTTGAAGCTAACCAGGGTTAACAAAGGAATTAGCTCTTAGTAATTCAGATAGCATAAGCATCCACAGATAGGTCATTATAGAAATTCTCCCACGATATAGTGAAGTATAACAATTTCAGAAACAGTGACACAG
This genomic interval from Rhodamnia argentea isolate NSW1041297 chromosome 4, ASM2092103v1, whole genome shotgun sequence contains the following:
- the LOC115746750 gene encoding alpha-aminoadipic semialdehyde synthase isoform X2, which codes for MLGNGVVGILSESSNKWERRVPLTPSHCARLLLSGKDKTGVARIIVQPSTKRIHHDALYEDVGCEISDDLSECGFIVGIKQPKLDMILPDRAYAFFSHTHKAQKENMPLLDKIIAERASLYDYEVIVGEHGKRLLAFGKYAGRAGLIDFLSGLGQRYLSLGYSTSFLSLGGSYTYSSLAAAKAAIISVGEDIATQGLPSGICPLVFIFTGSGNVSAGAQEIFKLLPHTYVDPSRLPELFQMADYYAHPEHYSPTFHEKVAPYASIIVNCMYWEKRFPRLLSNEQLRDLMEKGCPLIGIADITCDVGGSMEFVNQTTSIESPFFRYDVLCDSYHHDMEGDGVICSAVDILPTEFAKEASQHFGDILSEFIGKLASSVEIAQLPEHLRRACIAHRGRLTALFEYIPRMRESDTESMPVNLVNIPAYRMKKFTELVSLSGHLFDKFLINEALNIIEAAGGSFHLVKCQVGQSADAPSYSELEVGADDREVLDQIIDSLNSLANRSENGPQPDNRTSSTSKTDGTVVNNGTKSSCDLGNTRSVLILGAGRVCQPAAELLASIGSTSYRQRHDSHLKVDSEEQGHVQVVVASLYLKDAEETIEGIPNATAIELDVADHVSLSKCISQVDVVISLLPSLFHVTVANACIELKKHLVTASYVDEQTSKLDEKAKDAGITILGEMGLDPGIDHMMAMKMIDQAHQRKGRIRSFTSYCGGLPSPAAANNPLAYKFSWNPAGAIRVGRNPALYKSHGETIHVDGDKLYESATRFRIPELPAFALECLPNRNSLVYGDLYRISKEASTIFRGTLRYEGFGEIMGTLAKVGLFDTEAQMILKSSERPTFRTFLLKHLKLEKEDSDKASVGEKEIAQQLLILGHCSEEGTALRTAKTVLFLGLHEQMQVPASCQSAFDVTCLLMEERLAYSSTEQDMVLLHHEVEVEYPESQHKENHGATLMEFGRTENGKTTTAMALTVGVPVAIGALLLLENKIKTRGVLRPIEPEVYVPALDILQAQGIRVMEKIE